In Sparus aurata chromosome 5, fSpaAur1.1, whole genome shotgun sequence, the genomic window TAAACATTTCCGGACCGTGTGCAGAGATAAACATGCTGACAAACTGATAAACAGAACTTTCTGATTATCTCTCCATAATATACTATAAATATTTGAGAACAAAACCAATATGTTCCTGTTTTCCAGGATTCGACTCTCTTCCCTGATTTTCTTGACGATAAAGACCTCCTTGTTCCCAGCATGACAAGTGGACCGCTGTCACAAAAGTTTGCCAGACAAACTGTCCCATGAGGGAACAATGACTCAGCCTCTGCATCAGTCATGTGCGCAGAACTGGAATGTAGATGAGAACATCTGCACGACGACACTGGTTTAGGTAAACTtggtgttcttcttcttctaacaACCACACCTCATCGTGTCGAAGTCATCTGACCCCATGTTtaataaaagtcaaaataataCCCTTTAAATCTAAAAACTTCCTGAAATCAGTTTACAAGTTGACAAAATGGACACAGATGTTTAAGAATATAGAATTTATGTACCGAGAACTGTGATTTTGATATTTGTGCTGTGGGGATCATAAATGTGCATTTATCTGTGacagttaaaggtgcagttaGTAAGATTTTAGTTATAAATACAATctaaaatgaactaaaattTGAAGAAATGTCAGTTTTGACATTATAGTATCTATAATTTGTgttgcagagtttttttttatgaagttggcatgctaaccagctccAACCTGTTCTAGTCacaagctcctgtgctagcggtgttTACATCAACACTTCCCCGATGCTTTCAGTTCCCAGTCCcgaccgctagctgcatggctaaccaaggtaactagctaacagcagctacagctagAAGAAGTTAGCAGTCACCCAAGTAATATCCTGCACcccatttgttttgacaattCAACATGCGGTCAACACTTACATATTGAACTATGTGatacatttttacataatgcagacacagctgcagctttccAAAAAGTTAAAATCACGAAACTAGAAACAAATGAAGACACAGTCTTGACACCAACCACAGTCGTTTTATTTCTGCTTGTACACAGAATCTTATTCAGCTGAAAATCTTCCGAAACTTTGGTATGAGCATCTCCAGGTCGCTGTTGCTCTGCATCTTCTGCGGCAGGCTGGTCACCTTCATGATCACCTCGTGAGCTTCGTCGAACAGCTTTTCGCCGAGCTCCTTCTTCACCCGCTCTCTCCAGGCAATCAACTTGGGCCGGCCTTCAAAAACATCCAGGCCGGTTCCAACAGGCTGCGAAACACATACGGCTTTTTAAGGCGAgaaaatttctttttttttttgcaatcttGGGGTCAAGATCCCTCTTGGGGTCGCTGAACATGCAGACAGGGTAGAATTTACTGAGAGAGATGAAATTACATTCTAGTTTACTATATTATAGTTCGATAGTAGTAGTAGAAATAGTCACAGTGTTACCTGCATGATCTCAACTATAGCAACTAGATCAGCCAGAGAGATTTTGTTGCCAATGATGAACGGCTTGTTCTGCAGGAActtctcctccagcaggttGAGCGACTGATTCAGATCCTCGATAGCAGCGTCCATCTTCTCCTTCGGCACCTCAGAGCCCATGATGATGGGATACAGAGCCTGCTCAGAGGGACACACACAACATCATCAGTCAGACCTCGGtagtgtcagcagcagcagcagtgaagtgAAGTAGTCGTCTTTCCCAGACGACAGCTGCAAATGATTTGTTGATTTCTAATTTTGAATTCAATTTTACATTTATAGTCATTAAGATTCTTTAATTCTTGAATGTAACGATAAGTGGAAATGATAAGTTCTTATTTAACTAAACATTTCAGTGCTACAAAAAGGAACAGGTCGAGCATGTGAACTCTGACATTTGTGTGTACTGAAGCAGGCCAGGTGAGGACAAAGCACCAGGTGGATCGTGGACTCATACCCTGAGCAGGAAGACCTTTGACCCGTGAGTTCTGAGGTTCATGTGCTGCCATGACAGGTACTCATTCACACAAGCTCGCTGCTTCAGGTCGGCTGGATACCAGTGATCTGCCACTGATGACGAATGCTTCTGTGCCAGGTACTTCAGGATCGCAACGCTGAAACACAGGAGGAAATAAGAGGACACAAAGGATGTTTAAGGGATAAAATTTACTGAGGGGATGAAGTTAGACAAGTAATGTGAACAAGTTTTAAGTAACTTTAAAAGGTCCAATTTGAGGCTGTAAAGCCTTATACGCCTGCTTGTCTTGTCCATGTCTCAGACAGATGAATTAGCAGTGAACATCTCTCACTTTTCAAAGCtttcagcacaaaaaaaaatcctttcaaCTCCATCGTACAAGTAGAGAGGCCAATAATGCCGATCTAATTACATCCACAGATACTTTAAAGCAGAACTGATAAGACCCTTATAAATGTGAACCAAACCTTATAAATTATGATAACAGCCTTTGAAAGAGTTCAACAAACTCCTCCTCACAGGCATCCATCATAACTTACTTTGTGGCGTCTAACCAAGAAATCGAACAgacttgttttttaaagaaatgaaagtcaaattctctgattccagctcattaaatgtgaatatgtttctgttttcattcatctcTCATAACGGTGtttttgggttgtggacaggaaaaaaaacacatttgaggacgtcatctcgagttttgggaaacactgatcgacagTTAGGAGTCAATCGTAGAACCGCCACCGTTGTACCTTTCGGTCAGAATGAAGCTCCCATCCTTCATGACGGGAACCTTCCTCATGATGCTGATCTTTCCAAAGTCCTCACTGTACTGCTGCCCTGAGACAAACATACGAATGAGAATCACAGATGTGTTAAAATGAGGgaaaaaacatctgcttgcagTTTAGTTtgaatacatgaatacataGCACAGAACTGAGTGACGCTCTGCCTTTAGGAAAAAAGAGATGAATAAAATATGTGATTGTGATATCATCAAACTAAATATCCTGTTTTTTGTGACTCCCCCTCcccttttccttcttttctgcTTAGAAAAACGCCTTTCGTTTCCTTTATCTTCCTTCCAGCACGTCTCTGTTAAACTCGATCACCTCAGGGGCTCAGGCATGTTTTGTCTGGATGCTTTGACCTCCGACCCCTGATACTTTCACccactgtttgtgtgtaaattTGGTTATCTTGGAGTTAACTCCTACTCATTACCTCACTGGATGAGACTTTGAGCCCTCTGggtgaaatgtgaaaatgtaaactgATAGCCCGGAGGTTCATGCTTACAGAACAAGTTCAAAATCCTGCAGGATGTTCAACTCGCTAATCCTGCAAAATGTGTGACGAGCCACAACCTCAaacatgaagtgaaaaaaaatgtcaggaaagACATCCATGCAGCGCTCTCTCTGGGGCTGGAGCTTATGTAACCAGTTCAAAGTTTGCAGGTCATTCAACTCTACATCTGGTAACTTTCTCTACGAGTACAAAAAGCTCAAAttaaccacttttttttaaggcagAATGTGAACTGAAAATCTAAAACGAACAAAGTCTTGCACCAATCAGCTATGTGTGAATTTTAAAAAGTCTCCACTCTCTCCTTGTGTCTGTCCGGCAGAGTGGGATTACCTGCAGCAAGGTCCACAAGCTTAAACTCAAAGGGAATCCCGACCGCCTTGGCAAACAGGAAAACAGAGCGGCAGGGCTGCGAGTGCAGGTCAAGATAGAGCTCCATCATGTCAGGGTCTGAAGGCTGCAGATGCTTCGCTTCCACCACGTTCCCTCGGTGTCTTCCGTCCTCGCCTGTTATCCAGCGTCTGCTCAGAACTCCGCCTCTCCTCGCTGTGAGGCGCACTGATTTTTAAATGGTGGTGACAGTTCAAAGTAAGCAGGCCGTCGTGGTTGAGCAGTCTGACCTTTGGTCTTGGCTCGGCCCAACATTTTGTAAACACGGCTCAGATTATCACATTTTTATCTGCTCGGGGTGCCTAAGATCTGTGATTGATTGTCTTTATAATTAGTCTACTGATCATCATCACTGATCATGTagatgaacatttttaaaaatgtgtttatgtcaTCATGACTTGCACCACATTTCCCAATGCAATTCTTAGCAAGGGTTGAAACTAGTAGTCATTTATAAACATGTTAatcatttgtgttatttatgAAGCAAAGATACAGAATATTCTCGGTTTCAGGGTCAATTTCCTCCATTTAATTAAATCAGAGAAATGCAATCAGCAATCTGAGCAATTA contains:
- the gstt1a gene encoding glutathione S-transferase theta-1a, which produces MRLTARRGGVLSRRWITGEDGRHRGNVVEAKHLQPSDPDMMELYLDLHSQPCRSVFLFAKAVGIPFEFKLVDLAAGQQYSEDFGKISIMRKVPVMKDGSFILTESVAILKYLAQKHSSSVADHWYPADLKQRACVNEYLSWQHMNLRTHGSKVFLLRALYPIIMGSEVPKEKMDAAIEDLNQSLNLLEEKFLQNKPFIIGNKISLADLVAIVEIMQPVGTGLDVFEGRPKLIAWRERVKKELGEKLFDEAHEVIMKVTSLPQKMQSNSDLEMLIPKFRKIFS